One Schistocerca nitens isolate TAMUIC-IGC-003100 chromosome 1, iqSchNite1.1, whole genome shotgun sequence DNA segment encodes these proteins:
- the LOC126192203 gene encoding serine-rich adhesin for platelets yields MAPLRLLASLLAAVTLAASVPINKEENTFGYGVQNTTYDNEQSVCVVDDVLYRAGDSLASANACERCVCMPPDFVCSPMACPMSPGCRAVQRSGQCCPDYHCECELNGQIYQNGEKVQAAERPCHVCYCRGGYVVCAALECYRRRDCAPRYEPGACCPKYDHCPPLETINRKRPQFPVSTMAGDTDNHIHRTLLLDEDQQLDSTNTDERVLRLGEVSGATAKSNTDEIDLPQSDEAVKSEEQEGPMITEDTAKIKPIVQKEVISYEVTEAATESNSFEMLQAPNYSKEAVKDIITDEMPSTTSRTVAEIPGSTTVTIQPNLETITDSVNEDVTDKTTLKLLESETAANSEKVTQQFRTEMSENNGGHTTEFQNDLDVLGATERNTLAETNSFVNKSNPQTKNEGHLPTVISFHADENLTEDPSDGQDISTASTVEYLTEGDTVNLEFQEHSAITSTVQPDNDTVSVSFDNEPRANEEFPEALNNVQNDFVTEEIDQTSEHSYTTQGIGSDSYTTESLVHHITKSHGLETEARENQSVNKDQFDINIVTQKANEENDSTSDNEEKFSVTENEKAETQRTSPIITNIRVTDDDEFDGGIITDDDEESTDDNRPPITTDRIIYKYDKHDSSKPTTIEAFGVTDSGSAFDEKVSTTAYDKESSQTTTEIPYETSTGIIINQKDNVAFKSNNQHSTPTTEFEELALSVDLTTLEGVTVETDLLSQINNESVNASSMTNATRHDEVLLKIPDGNANNSVINGNSSESSKFISQETYKMSDDIESLPQNGSSVADYDKSSETAENLEVKPQKPTDVQSRTHLSDSDASDTFIREEPPVLLFKDEMALHQMDVVVAEDEEEASSAKEEQTEKVMDVNPPLKMDNVTNDTLPSVPTITAQTNDAETKKLLEKGYMTGFLNDQSGISQKKHNMSAEGGGDVLTTESVIHEESSFTENIDLTTTEDNSSPEISMESKSIPQERISAVKVAEDSFLDAEHVETTTEITTEEAENFPTSEQPVMTEKITEQPKTDVPATMISNYNGTSINQQSISHDSHIKAITGNSSSTDEAPKILPEVVSFRHNVSLSGTELQQNFSESRQEKTTPETVALPESWLKKAEKITEEENTTILSTTDVTDATQEFTDNTTPNDVSNSAAEYSVHTENSQKLINHNTERSDNGEDNEHMPGSEDEGPGQTMKKRNFRSEDSENLDKHDLLVLQEFFRKLYHH; encoded by the exons AATGTGAGCTCAATGGACAGATATATCAGAATGGTGAAAAGGTGCAAGCTGCTGAGCGTCCGTGCCATGTTTGCTACTGCAGAGGTGGTTATGTAGTCTGTGCTGCACTTGAATGCTATCGCAGACGTGACTGTGCTCCAAgatatgaaccaggtgcctgctgcccCAAGTATGACCACTGCCCTCCTCTGG AGACCATAAATAGGAAACGTCCACAGTTTCCTGTTTCAACTATGGCTGGAGACACTGATAATCACATACATCGTACATTGCTACTGGATGAAGACCAGCAACTGGATTCAACCAATACAGATGAACGAGTTTTGAGATTAGGAGAAGTTTCAGGTGCTACAGCAAAAtcaaatacagatgaaatagatcTCCCACAGAGTGATGAAGCAGTAAAATCTGAGGAACAAGAAGGGCCGATGATCACTGAAGATACAGCCAAAATTAAACCTATAGTTCAGAAAGAGGTGATTTCATATGAAGTAACAGAAGCAGCAACTGAATCAAATTCGTTTGAAATGTTACAGGCACCTAATTATTCCAAAGAAGCAGTGAAAGACATTATAACAGATGAGATGCCAAGTACTACTAGTAGGACAGTTGCAGAAATACCAGGCTCAACAACTGTAACCATTCAACCAAACCTGGAGACTATAACTGATAGTGTCAATGAAGATGTAACAGACAAAACTACTTTGAAACTTCTAGAAAGTGAAACTGCTGCAAACTCAGAAAAAGTCACTCAACAATTCAGAACTGAGATGTCTGAAAATAATGGTGGTcatacaactgaatttcaaaatgatttagatgtttTGGGTGCTACTGAAAGGAATACACTTGCTGAAACAAATTCATTTGTAAACAAATCCAACCCACAAACAAAAAACGAAGGACATCTACCCACGGTTATTTCCTTTCATGCAGATGAAAACCTAACAGAAGATCCCAGTGATGGTCAGGATATTTCTACTGCTAGTACAGTAGAGTATTTGACAGAAGGGGACACAGTGAATCTTGAATTTCAAGAACACAGTGCTATCACTTCTACAGTTCAACCTGACAATGATACTGTTTCAGTAAGTTTTGATAATGAACCAAGAGCAAATGAAGAGTTCCCTGAGGCTTTAAATAATGTACAAAATGACTTTGTTACAGAAGAAATAGACCAAACCAGTGAACATTCTTACACCACTCAAGGTATTGGCAGTGACAGTTATACAACAGAGAGCTTAGTTCATCACATTACTAAGTCTCATGGGCTTGAGACTGAAGCAAGAGAAAATCAGTCAGTAAACAAAGACCAGTTTGACATTAATATTGTTACACAAAAAGCAAATGAAGAAAATGACAGTACCAGTGATAACGAAGAAAAATTTTccgtaactgaaaatgaaaaagctgAAACACAGAGAACTTCGCCCATTATTACAAATATACGTGTCACAGATGATGACGAGTTTGATGGTGgaataataactgatgatgacgaagaatcAACTGATGATAACAGACCACCAATTACTACTGACAGAATAATTTACAAGTATGATAAACATGACAGCAGTAAGCCAACTACAATTGAAGCTTTTGGAGTAACAGACAGTGGCTCAGCATTTGATGAAAAAGTCTCAACAACAGCTTATGATAAGGAGTCTAGTCAAACTACAACAGAAATTCCATATGAAACTTCAACGGGAATAATAATCAATCAAAAAGATAATGTAGCTTTTAAGTCAAACAATCAGCACTCTACTCCAACAACAGAATTTGAGGAATTAGCTTTGAGTGTTGATCTAACTACATTAGAAGGAGTTACAGTAGAAACTGACCTACTATCTCAAATTAACAATGAAAGTGTTAATGCCTCCTCAATGACAAATGCAACAAGGCACGATGAGGTGCTCCTGAAAATACCTGATGGAAATGCAAATAATTCTGTAATAAATGGAAACAGTTCTGAAAGCAGCAAATTTATCTCGCAAGAAACTTACAAAATGTCAGATGATATTGAGAGTCTCCCACAAAATGGAAGCTCAGTTGCAGATTATGACAAATCTAGTGAAACTGCAGAAAATCTTGAAGTCAAGCCTCAAAAGCCCACTGATGTCCAAAGCAGAACACATCTCTCTGATTCAGATGCATCAGATACATTCATAAGAGAAGAACCACCAGTGTTATTGTTTAAAGATGAAATGGCACTTCATCAGATGGATGTAGTAgttgcagaagatgaagaagaagcaaGTAGTGCAAAAGAAGAGCAAACTGAAAAGGTAATGGATGTGAATCCACCTTTAAAAATGGACAATGTTACAAATGATACACTGCCTTCTGTACCAACTATTACTGCTCAAACAAatgatgcagaaacaaagaaactcTTGGAAAAGGGTTACATGACTGGATTTCTAAATGATCAGAGTGGAATATCTCAGAAAAAACATAACATGAGTGCTGAAGGGGGAGGTGACGTTCTTACAACTGAATCAGTTATCCACGAGGAAAGTTCTTTTACAGAAAATATTGATTTAACAACAACAGAAGACAATTCCAGTCCAGAAATTTCAATGGAAAGTAAGAGTATACCCCAGGAAAGAATTTCTGCAGTAAAAGTGGCTGAAGACAGTTTTCTGGATGCAGAACATGTAGAAACCACCACAGAAATTACGACTGAGGAAGCAGAAAATTTTCCCACTTCTGAACAACCAGTTATGACAGAGAAAATTACAGAGCAACCAAAAACTGATGTACCTGCTACAATGATAAGTAATTATAATGGGACATCAATAAATCAGCAGTCCATAAGTCATGATTCacacataaaagcaataacaggaAACAGCAGCTCAACTGATGAAGCACCAAAAATACTGCCAGAAGTTGTATCATTCAGACACAATGTGTCATTAAGTGGAACTGAGCTGCAGCAAAACTTTTCTGAATCACGCCAGGAAAAAACAACTCCTGAAACAGTTGCACTtccagaaagctggttaaaaaaagcagaaaaaataacTGAGGAAGAAAATACGACCATCTTAAGTACGACAGATGTTACAGATGCAACACAAGAGTTCACTGATAACACCACACCAAATGATGTTTCTAATTCAGCTGCTGAATACTCTGTTCATACTGAAAATTCACAGAAACTGATAAATCACAACACAGAAAGGAGTGACAATGGGGAAGACAATGAGCATATGCCAGGCAGTGAGGATGAAGGTCCAGGACAGacaatgaaaaagagaaatttccgCAGTGAAGACAGTGAAAATCTTGATAAACATGACCTTCTTGTTCTGCAAGAATTCTTTAGGAAGCTCTATCACCATTAG